The Echinicola rosea genome has a segment encoding these proteins:
- a CDS encoding bacteriocin produces the protein MKFQELNQSELKEVNGGFLGGLLGGEEGGSKGGLLGGLSIQFSSESMDDDGEMQKSSFGIELSDLGSFENIFRD, from the coding sequence ATGAAATTTCAAGAATTGAATCAATCAGAATTGAAAGAAGTAAATGGTGGATTTTTAGGCGGTCTATTGGGCGGCGAAGAAGGTGGATCAAAAGGAGGACTCTTAGGAGGACTGAGCATCCAATTCAGCTCTGAGTCTATGGACGATGATGGTGAAATGCAGAAAAGCAGCTTTGGAATCGAACTTTCCGACTTGGGTTCGTTTGAAAATATATTCAGAGACTAA
- a CDS encoding HlyD family secretion protein produces MNNRIFPSDIVKHTSDYHFRYYHKSSIVIYQVILVLVMVVLLSLFFIKVDVSVKGLGILKSETPRTTVRSLVSGQIDEVFVKENDKVSKGELLFTIQSSILNEKNRLYDSQIGDLEAKMGDLRKLIRLCRQNLWEKVPHLNSSQYQQEANYFYQKLSDIRSQYAIVKKNYERSRTLFDVGAISELEMDKVTLSHDNAKSDIYVTVDQQAAIWQSVLSDLEQQLKHLQSVDSQLQEEKDFYRVKAPLTGYIQDIKGITPGAAVTPNFQLGEISPVGGTVAEIRVSPENIGLLKPEGPVSIQVDSFNYNEWGLLQGEVLSISNDAFMGDGRAPYFKVICSLDQDYLELKNGYKGYLKKGMTLQARFVLTERRLIQLLFDQADDWVNPNLVEK; encoded by the coding sequence ATGAACAACAGGATTTTTCCATCGGATATTGTTAAGCACACCTCAGATTATCACTTTCGCTACTACCATAAAAGCTCGATCGTGATCTATCAGGTAATATTGGTATTGGTGATGGTAGTCTTGTTATCCTTGTTTTTTATTAAAGTGGATGTATCGGTAAAGGGATTGGGGATTTTAAAATCCGAAACACCACGGACCACCGTGAGGTCGCTTGTCAGTGGCCAGATTGACGAGGTGTTTGTGAAGGAGAATGATAAAGTATCCAAGGGAGAGCTGCTTTTCACGATTCAGTCTTCCATACTTAACGAAAAAAACCGTCTTTATGACAGCCAGATAGGAGATTTGGAAGCAAAAATGGGGGATTTAAGAAAATTGATCCGGTTATGTCGCCAAAATCTATGGGAAAAAGTGCCCCATCTGAATTCGTCCCAATATCAGCAAGAGGCCAACTATTTCTATCAGAAGCTTTCCGATATTCGCTCCCAGTATGCCATTGTCAAGAAGAACTATGAACGATCGAGAACACTATTCGATGTAGGGGCGATATCCGAGCTCGAAATGGATAAGGTCACCCTTAGTCACGATAATGCCAAAAGTGACATTTATGTGACTGTGGATCAACAGGCGGCAATATGGCAATCTGTCCTGAGTGACCTTGAGCAGCAGTTGAAGCACCTGCAATCAGTGGATTCCCAGCTTCAGGAAGAAAAGGATTTTTACCGTGTCAAGGCCCCATTGACAGGCTATATACAGGACATCAAGGGAATTACGCCAGGAGCTGCGGTCACACCAAATTTCCAACTAGGGGAAATTTCTCCAGTCGGTGGCACCGTAGCCGAAATACGGGTTTCACCAGAAAACATTGGATTGCTGAAACCAGAAGGGCCTGTCAGTATTCAAGTAGATTCTTTCAATTACAATGAATGGGGATTGTTACAAGGAGAAGTGCTTTCCATTTCTAACGACGCCTTTATGGGAGACGGGCGAGCCCCCTATTTTAAGGTGATCTGTTCTTTGGATCAGGATTACCTGGAATTGAAAAATGGGTATAAGGGATATTTGAAAAAAGGGATGACCCTTCAGGCAAGGTTTGTACTTACGGAAAGAAGGTTGATACAGCTGTTGTTTGATCAGGCGGATGACTGGGTGAACCCAAATTTGGTTGAAAAATAA
- a CDS encoding AEC family transporter, with product MSIAIQKTLSLLLLIVIGFLLKSKLNKEEHKKGLKIIILNIALPAIIFVALLKIQIQPDLLFLPILALVFNLLMLLVGKYVLPLYGIENDTPTMRTLLMLLPSLAPGLSCFPFLVEYLGDEALAWGALADIGNKVFVLILTYLLAMQWYYRANSSVNHSGNQKVKGLLLSMLNEPINMVMILAIVLLGFGITIDSLPLFLSDAVLQMKAMMTPLILIFIGVAAVLKWDQLKMIVALLAFRSGITFIISGLLVTFLPLPNEAAILLAVVFPQSACSFWPFAHMSAVSAMEKKELAGGETFDLTLGLNILAVSLPFSTLVILGVFSSGSYFLSPYHIFLCGLSLMLLAAVPVVIQLIKKSSVRYELSEEEPAE from the coding sequence ATGAGTATAGCTATACAAAAGACCCTTTCACTGTTACTGTTAATTGTGATAGGGTTTTTACTAAAGAGTAAATTAAACAAGGAAGAACACAAAAAGGGATTGAAGATCATCATCCTGAACATTGCTTTGCCGGCGATTATATTTGTGGCCTTACTTAAAATACAAATCCAGCCTGATTTATTGTTTTTGCCTATTCTGGCATTGGTGTTCAATTTATTGATGCTGTTGGTGGGCAAGTACGTGCTGCCACTCTATGGTATCGAAAATGACACCCCAACGATGCGGACCTTGCTGATGTTATTGCCCTCCCTGGCGCCAGGGCTCTCTTGCTTTCCTTTTTTGGTGGAGTATTTGGGAGATGAAGCGCTTGCTTGGGGAGCATTGGCAGATATCGGAAACAAAGTGTTTGTGTTAATCTTGACCTATTTGCTTGCCATGCAGTGGTATTACAGGGCCAATAGCAGCGTCAATCACAGCGGAAACCAGAAGGTGAAAGGGCTTTTGCTGTCCATGCTCAATGAACCCATCAATATGGTCATGATTTTGGCCATTGTACTGTTGGGCTTCGGGATTACAATTGATAGTCTTCCTCTATTCCTGAGCGATGCTGTCTTGCAGATGAAAGCCATGATGACGCCACTGATCTTGATATTCATCGGGGTAGCAGCAGTGCTGAAATGGGATCAGCTTAAGATGATCGTGGCGCTATTGGCATTCAGGTCTGGTATTACCTTTATCATCAGTGGCTTGCTGGTGACGTTCTTACCTTTACCAAATGAAGCGGCCATTTTACTGGCAGTGGTATTTCCTCAGAGTGCTTGTAGCTTTTGGCCATTTGCCCATATGTCTGCCGTATCGGCAATGGAGAAAAAAGAATTAGCAGGGGGAGAGACATTTGATTTGACACTTGGGCTCAATATTCTGGCAGTATCGTTGCCTTTCAGTACCTTGGTGATCCTTGGTGTGTTCTCTTCGGGGAGTTATTTCCTGAGTCCATACCATATCTTCTTGTGCGGACTCAGCCTAATGCTATTGGCTGCGGTTCCCGTGGTCATTCAGTTGATTAAAAAGTCAAGCGTCCGCTATGAGCTTTCGGAGGAAGAACCTGCAGAGTAA
- a CDS encoding SusD/RagB family nutrient-binding outer membrane lipoprotein, whose protein sequence is MKKSLIKIYTLLMIPVAGLILNGCTGEFEEMNVDPNNPTSISPALLLPNAIQVSVDRYWGHSSRFQRLNIDAAMCWMQHLARNIYINVEGDSYEIPLTVSSGTWDALYNDALVNFESVQRLSGQGGEFENRNYYGVALVMKAFTFSYMTDVFGPIPYSEALKGTAENPINSPKYDSMEDIYAGLMEDLRLANESLNADGPAISGDILFDGDVMRWKKFANSLRLKLANHQAAQKPAESQAVMAEILEDPSTYPVFTSNEDFAQLMHVDVIGSRNKMFDVFSTRSDWNISQTLINELLELDDERITVYAQPLADGSYAGLPNGLTDAAAGNYAASVIGTKFLDPTAPSILMSYAELLFIEAEAALDGDIDGDPAALLEEAIAASFDQHDLEMPSDYMARIGEVNKETIMTQKWLALFGQGVEAWTEYRRTGFPVFPPPNPDAVFYNEGVLPTRLEYPTSEYSLNKAALDEGLRLLGGEDTMRTPLWWVED, encoded by the coding sequence ATGAAGAAAAGTCTAATAAAAATATATACCCTTCTTATGATTCCCGTGGCAGGTCTGATACTAAACGGATGTACAGGAGAGTTTGAAGAAATGAACGTGGATCCCAACAACCCGACCAGTATCTCTCCGGCCTTGTTGTTGCCAAATGCCATTCAGGTGTCAGTAGACCGTTATTGGGGGCACAGTTCACGATTTCAGCGATTGAATATCGACGCAGCCATGTGTTGGATGCAGCATCTGGCGAGAAACATCTATATCAATGTGGAAGGAGATAGCTATGAGATTCCGTTGACCGTTTCCTCCGGGACTTGGGATGCACTCTATAACGACGCCTTGGTCAACTTTGAGAGTGTTCAGCGGCTTTCGGGGCAAGGTGGCGAATTTGAAAATCGTAATTATTACGGTGTCGCTCTTGTGATGAAGGCCTTTACCTTTTCCTACATGACAGATGTCTTCGGTCCCATTCCTTATTCAGAGGCCCTGAAGGGAACAGCCGAAAATCCTATAAACTCCCCTAAATATGATTCCATGGAGGATATATATGCAGGTTTGATGGAGGACTTGCGCTTGGCAAATGAAAGCCTTAATGCGGATGGTCCCGCCATCTCGGGAGATATTCTATTTGATGGTGATGTCATGCGGTGGAAGAAATTTGCCAATTCCTTGAGGTTAAAGCTTGCCAATCACCAGGCAGCCCAAAAGCCAGCCGAGTCACAGGCAGTAATGGCGGAGATTTTAGAGGATCCATCTACCTACCCTGTGTTCACTAGCAATGAGGATTTTGCCCAGCTCATGCATGTTGATGTTATTGGCAGTAGAAATAAGATGTTTGACGTATTTTCTACCCGTTCAGATTGGAACATTAGCCAAACACTGATCAATGAACTGCTGGAGCTGGATGATGAGCGCATTACCGTGTATGCCCAGCCATTGGCTGATGGGTCCTATGCCGGGCTTCCCAATGGCCTCACAGATGCAGCGGCGGGTAATTATGCTGCCAGTGTTATCGGTACCAAATTTCTTGATCCGACCGCTCCAAGTATCTTGATGAGTTATGCGGAATTACTCTTTATAGAGGCGGAGGCAGCTTTGGATGGAGATATTGACGGAGATCCTGCTGCATTGTTGGAGGAAGCTATTGCTGCATCTTTTGACCAACATGACCTGGAAATGCCTTCAGATTATATGGCCCGGATTGGCGAAGTAAATAAAGAGACCATTATGACACAGAAATGGCTGGCCTTGTTTGGTCAAGGTGTCGAGGCTTGGACAGAATATAGAAGGACTGGGTTCCCGGTGTTTCCACCACCAAATCCTGATGCGGTATTTTACAACGAAGGAGTACTGCCTACCCGGTTGGAGTATCCTACTTCTGAATATTCACTTAATAAAGCGGCGCTGGACGAAGGCTTGAGGCTATTGGGTGGTGAAGATACCATGCGGACGCCCTTATGGTGGGTAGAAGACTAA
- a CDS encoding SusC/RagA family TonB-linked outer membrane protein, which yields MLNTFTKRLVVLLVACMAVEETKAQLLAEFAQVPDRYSISREPSLPEVLRKLETIYKVSIAYPSDLADQKWSTEFTPNRDLTIDENLSKLLQDSGLNYRQGVGSFYVVVKDEKAPEPKETLSATVAQKDEAFLEEITGVVVDEEGMPIPGASVLVKGTMVGSVTDLDGKFSLEVDAPDEAVLVVSFIGFESKEVTIGSESSLTIVMTSSTMALNEVVVTAFGLERDKKALGYAVQSVKGNEITEAQNPNVVNSLSGRVAGVQINSNSMPGSGSQVIIRGSSSVAGNNQPLVVVDGVPLDQTSSRTYGNGLSEINPDNIKEMNVLKGATAAALYGSRAANGVIMVTTKDGKGTKGIGVAINSNMTFDNPLVKPDFQNTYGGGSGYRTYYVDGRNGFDEQGIRGTAGVDESWGAPMDGRLVPLWYSAPELVPLTPQPNNWEDFWETGKTVSNNIAVSGGNDKGNFRLSVGRLDQKSIMWNNDYYRNNFKLNTGYNFTDKLNVTISAEYVKSGSDNRRYSGSSDFIWSHRHTDFTKLFNWRDYYGIQRETFRDGDDYPYANWQHEYFTNPYFLQEYYTNANEKDRMVGNIAVNYQFTDELSLMVRTGTDFWTDTRLNVTGVERTKNFVTTKGSYTETVLRSQETNSDFIFTYDKEFSNTFSLKAQVGGINRTNYYKRNYVNVTELTIDGLYNLSNYASPVTPESTIREQEVNSLFGSATLGFNNYLFLDVTGRNDWSSTLPVDNNSFFYPSVALSAVVTDIFNVQSRVLSFAKLRASWAQVGSDASPYMLSQVYNSEGLWAGTTPTYANASEIANVNLKPEITTGKEIGLDMRFLEGRIGLDFTYYHQSTTNQILAVAISSSSGYASQVLNAGEITNKGVELMVYGTPIKSETGLTWDMSFNFSRNRNLVVELAEGLENYTLASQNSLTSEARVGQPYGTLYGRRYLRSPEGEIVYSDGLPQLESGTFALGNIQPDWMGGFSNNFNYKNWSLGALIDIRMGGDLFDVGTGLARKTGQYAETAIGREEGVIGAGVMNVGTEETPVYVQNDVIVDAGTFWNAQNPRTYHEAGIFDGSYVKLRELTLGYSFPKNFLGNNFIQSMKLSAVGRNLAILFKNHPHMDPQVDMKGGNAQGFSYGEQPSTRSIGFNLNVTF from the coding sequence ATGCTAAACACCTTTACAAAGCGCCTCGTTGTGCTTTTGGTTGCCTGTATGGCCGTAGAAGAGACCAAAGCGCAATTGTTGGCCGAGTTTGCACAGGTTCCTGATCGATACTCGATCTCCAGGGAACCATCGCTGCCAGAAGTCCTTCGAAAGCTGGAAACCATCTACAAGGTTTCTATTGCTTATCCCTCAGACCTAGCCGACCAGAAATGGTCAACGGAATTCACCCCGAATCGCGACCTTACCATTGACGAAAACCTTTCGAAGCTACTTCAGGATTCAGGGTTAAACTATCGGCAAGGTGTGGGGAGCTTTTACGTCGTTGTCAAAGATGAAAAGGCCCCCGAGCCTAAGGAAACATTGTCTGCTACCGTAGCCCAGAAGGATGAAGCCTTTTTGGAAGAAATCACAGGAGTCGTTGTGGATGAGGAAGGCATGCCTATTCCTGGGGCCAGTGTGCTGGTAAAAGGAACCATGGTCGGTAGTGTGACCGATTTGGATGGTAAATTTTCCTTGGAGGTAGATGCTCCTGACGAAGCCGTTTTGGTGGTGTCCTTCATTGGTTTTGAAAGCAAAGAAGTGACCATTGGCTCAGAAAGCAGCTTGACCATTGTGATGACATCCAGTACAATGGCGCTCAACGAAGTCGTCGTAACGGCCTTTGGCCTCGAGCGGGACAAAAAAGCCTTGGGCTACGCTGTCCAAAGCGTAAAAGGCAACGAAATTACAGAAGCCCAGAATCCAAATGTAGTAAACAGCTTGTCTGGAAGAGTAGCGGGTGTCCAGATCAACAGTAATTCAATGCCAGGAAGTGGTTCCCAGGTGATCATCAGGGGATCTTCTTCCGTGGCAGGGAATAACCAGCCGCTTGTAGTAGTGGACGGCGTTCCCTTGGACCAGACTTCTTCCCGTACGTATGGCAATGGCCTTTCAGAAATTAACCCAGATAATATCAAGGAGATGAACGTGCTCAAAGGAGCCACCGCAGCAGCCCTCTACGGTTCGAGGGCTGCAAATGGCGTGATCATGGTGACCACCAAAGACGGTAAAGGCACCAAGGGCATTGGCGTAGCGATCAATTCCAATATGACATTTGACAATCCATTGGTCAAGCCTGATTTTCAAAACACCTATGGTGGTGGTTCGGGATACAGGACTTATTACGTGGATGGCCGAAATGGTTTTGATGAACAAGGCATTCGGGGCACCGCAGGAGTGGACGAAAGCTGGGGTGCGCCCATGGACGGTAGGTTGGTGCCGCTTTGGTATTCAGCACCCGAGCTAGTCCCCCTTACGCCGCAGCCAAATAACTGGGAAGATTTTTGGGAAACGGGGAAAACAGTCTCGAATAACATCGCCGTGTCGGGCGGTAATGATAAAGGTAACTTTAGGCTATCTGTGGGAAGGCTTGACCAAAAAAGTATCATGTGGAATAATGATTACTACCGAAACAATTTTAAACTGAACACCGGATATAACTTTACCGACAAGCTAAACGTGACCATAAGCGCAGAATATGTGAAATCCGGTTCCGACAACAGGAGGTATTCCGGCAGTTCTGACTTTATTTGGTCGCATCGCCACACTGATTTCACCAAATTGTTTAACTGGAGGGATTATTACGGTATCCAGCGTGAAACTTTCAGGGACGGGGATGATTATCCTTACGCCAACTGGCAGCATGAGTATTTTACCAATCCGTATTTTTTGCAGGAGTACTATACCAATGCCAATGAGAAAGACCGTATGGTGGGAAATATAGCAGTAAATTACCAGTTTACGGATGAGCTTAGCTTGATGGTTCGGACTGGTACAGACTTCTGGACAGATACAAGGCTAAATGTCACAGGGGTAGAAAGGACGAAGAACTTCGTGACCACCAAAGGTTCCTATACGGAAACGGTACTCAGAAGCCAAGAAACCAACAGCGACTTTATCTTCACCTATGATAAGGAGTTTTCAAATACATTTTCCCTTAAAGCCCAGGTTGGCGGGATCAACCGGACCAATTATTATAAGCGAAATTATGTGAATGTGACGGAATTGACCATTGATGGGTTATATAACTTAAGCAACTATGCAAGTCCCGTGACACCCGAAAGTACCATTCGCGAGCAGGAAGTAAACAGCTTGTTTGGTTCGGCTACACTTGGCTTCAACAACTATCTTTTTTTGGATGTAACCGGCCGTAACGACTGGTCCAGTACCTTGCCAGTGGACAATAATTCCTTCTTTTATCCGTCAGTTGCCTTAAGTGCAGTGGTGACGGATATTTTCAATGTACAAAGTCGAGTGCTTTCATTTGCGAAGCTACGCGCGAGTTGGGCGCAGGTGGGAAGTGATGCGAGTCCTTATATGCTCAGTCAAGTGTATAATTCTGAAGGACTCTGGGCTGGGACGACCCCTACCTATGCGAATGCCAGTGAAATCGCCAACGTAAACCTAAAGCCGGAAATTACCACGGGTAAAGAAATAGGCTTGGACATGCGGTTTTTGGAGGGTAGGATTGGCTTGGACTTCACCTATTATCATCAGTCAACGACAAACCAAATCTTGGCCGTGGCCATCTCCAGTTCCTCAGGCTATGCCAGTCAGGTGCTTAATGCTGGAGAGATCACCAACAAAGGTGTGGAATTAATGGTATATGGCACGCCTATAAAGTCCGAGACAGGGTTGACCTGGGACATGTCCTTTAACTTTTCCAGAAACCGAAACTTGGTAGTGGAACTAGCAGAAGGATTGGAAAATTACACGCTGGCCAGTCAAAACAGTTTGACTTCCGAGGCGAGAGTAGGGCAGCCATACGGGACCCTGTATGGTAGAAGGTACCTAAGATCACCAGAGGGTGAAATTGTTTACAGCGATGGGCTTCCGCAGTTGGAGTCCGGGACTTTTGCCTTAGGTAATATCCAGCCTGATTGGATGGGTGGATTCTCCAATAATTTCAATTATAAGAATTGGTCACTTGGGGCACTGATCGATATCCGGATGGGCGGTGATCTGTTTGATGTCGGTACTGGTCTAGCACGTAAGACCGGACAATATGCCGAAACTGCCATCGGTAGGGAAGAAGGTGTGATTGGAGCTGGCGTGATGAATGTCGGTACAGAAGAAACCCCTGTGTACGTCCAAAATGACGTCATCGTAGATGCCGGTACTTTCTGGAATGCCCAAAATCCCAGAACATATCACGAGGCAGGAATCTTTGATGGAAGCTATGTGAAGTTGAGGGAATTGACATTGGGCTATTCATTCCCAAAAAACTTCCTGGGCAATAACTTTATCCAGTCCATGAAGCTTTCTGCAGTGGGAAGAAACTTGGCGATTTTGTTCAAAAATCATCCACACATGGATCCCCAGGTGGATATGAAAGGTGGCAATGCCCAAGGATTTTCCTATGGGGAGCAGCCATCTACCAGAAGTATAGGTTTTAACCTAAACGTAACTTTTTGA
- a CDS encoding pyridoxal phosphate-dependent aminotransferase: MTTKINRRAWLKSSLLAAGGIGLAPSLVAGTSSVSSHVAPMNPQSLLWEHDPMYKDSVPALRARLLANENPYGPSKKVVSTISDAVSLGNRYAHSDAATLIEMIAEKEGVTKDHIMLGPGSTDLLEKTAIVRFLEGGNIVSADPSYMSLINTSRRIGATWKPIPLTADFSHDLDGMAKAVDSDTKLVYICNPNNPTGSITEAGKLKSFCKSVAAKTPIFVDEAYLEFMDKPEDNTMVGLVAEGHDVIVARTFSKIHGMAGLRIGYIVAQPERIESITDMVRSTMGLSVTSLKGAIVSVQEDTFLAECKAMNKECRDYVFSELTAMGYDVVPSNTSFMIFPIQMEGKEFLKSMFAEGVGVRAYNFLDKPWCRVSMGTMSEMEIFLEAFKKVTA, encoded by the coding sequence ATGACAACAAAAATCAATAGAAGAGCTTGGCTAAAATCCAGTTTATTGGCCGCAGGCGGAATAGGCTTAGCACCAAGTTTGGTAGCAGGTACCTCTAGTGTATCCTCTCATGTGGCTCCCATGAATCCACAGAGTTTATTGTGGGAGCATGATCCGATGTATAAGGATAGTGTCCCAGCGCTGAGGGCACGCTTATTGGCCAATGAAAACCCGTATGGGCCATCAAAGAAAGTGGTTTCGACCATTTCTGATGCCGTTTCCTTGGGCAATCGCTATGCGCACAGCGATGCGGCGACATTGATCGAGATGATCGCCGAAAAGGAAGGAGTGACCAAAGATCATATCATGCTCGGCCCAGGTTCTACTGATTTGCTGGAAAAAACCGCCATCGTACGATTTCTTGAAGGGGGGAACATCGTTTCGGCAGATCCTTCTTACATGTCACTGATCAATACATCCAGAAGGATCGGAGCCACTTGGAAGCCGATTCCCTTGACGGCTGATTTTTCCCATGATTTGGACGGAATGGCCAAGGCCGTGGACAGTGACACCAAATTGGTATATATCTGTAACCCAAACAATCCGACAGGATCTATTACCGAAGCAGGCAAGTTGAAATCGTTCTGTAAATCCGTAGCCGCTAAAACTCCGATTTTTGTGGATGAAGCCTATTTGGAGTTTATGGATAAGCCAGAGGACAATACCATGGTAGGCTTAGTGGCCGAAGGACATGATGTGATTGTGGCCAGGACATTTAGCAAGATCCACGGCATGGCGGGATTGCGAATTGGCTATATCGTCGCTCAACCGGAAAGAATCGAAAGTATCACTGATATGGTGCGCAGTACCATGGGGCTTTCTGTCACTTCCTTGAAAGGAGCCATTGTCAGTGTCCAAGAAGATACATTCCTCGCGGAGTGTAAAGCCATGAACAAGGAGTGCCGTGATTATGTGTTTAGTGAGCTGACCGCTATGGGATATGATGTCGTCCCCTCCAACACCAGTTTTATGATTTTCCCAATCCAGATGGAAGGTAAGGAGTTTTTGAAGTCCATGTTTGCCGAAGGCGTAGGGGTAAGGGCTTATAACTTCCTCGACAAGCCTTGGTGCCGTGTGAGTATGGGGACAATGTCCGAAATGGAGATTTTCCTCGAAGCCTTCAAGAAAGTTACTGCCTAA